One Mercurialis annua linkage group LG3, ddMerAnnu1.2, whole genome shotgun sequence DNA window includes the following coding sequences:
- the LOC130014457 gene encoding F-box protein At5g07610-like, which produces MDDRLSEDLAVEILCRLPVKSLMQCKRVSKGWYNLISNVCVPNISRISSTTPSGFLFTFARKKISSYHNAYVSYPQGRYCDNNCSGFLRSCTVLLPHRAYQLQDACNGLLLFFSADGRHYVCNPTTKQCIAVPYVRRKYKSYVASLVFENFMSPHYKIIRFPDIKFGCSFVKLDVFSSATGNWVKQKLRIEQSVFSSVKFIERTLYLNGKLYRQSMSEYLLCFDLDNLIAKAIQLPVANSIDKFGFIGLSKGQLYYANHDSSKSKFCFWILEDCFWRLKHCLSISHLMSLCPQVRELCKDGISTNFMPYAIHPSADIVFLGFPTMLLSYNLQDGKLEVIFKMVKGRLICGGKYSVFLYSPSFIVLNDFTNHPPRSSLI; this is translated from the coding sequence ATGGATGATAGACTAAGTGAGGATTTAGCAGTTGAAATTCTGTGTAGACTTCCGGTGAAGAGTTTGATGCAATGTAAGAGGGTTTCAAAAGGCTGGTACAACCTCATCTCGAATGTTTGTGTCCCCAACATTTCTCGCATTTCATCCACTACCCCTTCTGGTTTTTTGTTCACTTTTGCACGCAAAAAAATTTCCAGTTATCATAACGCCTATGTTTCTTATCCACAAGGTCGTTATTGTGATAACAATTGTTCAGGTTTTCTCAGATCTTGTACTGTACTCTTACCACACAGAGCCTATCAACTGCAGGATGCTTGCAACGgcttgcttttatttttttcagcaGATGGTCGCCATTACGTCTGCAACCCAACTACCAAGCAGTGCATTGCTGTTCCTTATGTCCGACGCAAATATAAATCTTATGTTGCTTCGcttgtttttgaaaatttcatgTCACCACACTACAAAATTATCCGGTTTCCTGATATAAAGTTCGGTTGTAGCTTTGTAAAGCTTGATGTATTCTCTTCAGCTACTGGAAACTGGGTGAAGCAAAAGTTACGCATTGAACAATCGGTTTTTAGTTCTGTTAAGTTTATTGAGCGCACTCTTTATTTGAATGGAAAGCTATACAGGCAATCTATGTCAGAGTATCTCCTTTGTTTTGACTTGGACAATCTTATTGCTAAGGCCATTCAGCTGCCTGTTGCTAATTCTATAGACAAGTTTGGCTTTATTGGCCTTTCCAAAGGGCAATTATATTATGCCAATCATGATTCTTCCAAATCCAAGTTTTGTTTTTGGATTCTTGAGGACTGTTTTTGGAGATTGAAGCATTGTCTTTCAATTAGTCATTTGATGTCTTTATGTCCCCAAGTTAGAGAACTGTGCAAGGATGGCATCTCTACAAATTTTATGCCCTATGCTATTCATCCAAGTGCTGATATTGTTTTTCTTGGATTCCCTACTATGCTCCTCAGTTATAATCTTCAAGATGGAAAATTGGAAGTCATCTTTAAAATGGTCAAAGGCAGATTAATATGCGGAGGCAAATATTCGGTCTTCCTTTACTCTCCCAGCTTTATTGTTCTCAACGACTTCACCAATCACCCTCCTCGATCTTCATTGATTTAG